In a genomic window of Mercenaria mercenaria strain notata chromosome 19, MADL_Memer_1, whole genome shotgun sequence:
- the LOC128551126 gene encoding uncharacterized protein LOC128551126 codes for MYASTSTGTSNLDNDKHTEKKTHTVNSRNQVRPRRYKRIKFTKGHSKPVETSEHTVDNSVQKNESCLFSDERQTEAFVSSHNRLLQGNCNDGKNLEDINFQLNNMGNTASVTEFPTDVDDDAINSRNINLTDEDGIINRSFIEDSVSDSEQDYEDLIDIVKHQEDPLVDTLLFDLRKQNNWENEDSDTDSENENGYCESLNQPLSPGHLLTLKTSVLMVWMYAICHCLTASQLGDLLTLINLHLMALHPVYSSLHRFKNVLSKDIAAESLKRHFYCGKCFHPCNENHEVCENELCRKQLDKNCRAHFVELNILAQLRNLFKREDFKTGLDYRLQRNKQSSENIEDVYDGLSYKKLMLDFDQSATNLTFTFNTDGVPIFKSSKTSIWPVFLMINELPFKMRANRDFMILAGLWCGQSKPDMNLFLTPLIKSFIALEKGVEINNKHVVGHLLCMSCDLPARSAVLNMNNHNGDSSCIKCLQTGTNFRTANKGNVRVFPYVQDNPNGPPRTHTDLINDSYKALTDKSKHVRGIKGPSMLMLCPKYDCIKGTAVDYMHMLCLGLVRLLLNLWFNVSNSSQVFSVYSDVKIVDDRLENIKVPYFIKRKPRSISDNLKFWKAAELRSWFYYYSVPCLTGILQPRYLYHYCAFLQAMFLLNQSSISQSDILKSEALLRYFVFLLPTLYGEKCLTLNAHSLLHLPECVKELGPLWSYSCFSFEGANGELLKMFHGTQFIDIQIANAVHIYQLLPTLADSVSSSNVAYKFIKSLTNTVSVNNESDKANVFMLGKPYQRQLPLSVGLEVRKLVGCENVQLNFYNRAKIKGNLYHSMAYSRVTKRNSYSVKFLLNGNICFGFIHWFATFRNNSVDYSMACVEKFEIKNWNVFEQCDAIDDEDELIRQNFMNVNLPHIKLLKQCGKMLVISVEDICNLCICANFDDVYYFCEEPNMHEKSL; via the exons ATGTATGCCTCAACTAGTACTGGTACTAGTAATCTTGACAATGATAAACACACAG aaaagaaaacacacactgtTAACAGCCGCAATCAAGTGCGCCCGAGACGCTATAAGCGAATTAAATTCACAAAGGGTCATTCAAAACCTGTAGAAACTAGTGAGCATACAGTTGATAACAGTGTCCAAAAGAATGAATCGTGTTTATTTAGTGATGAACGTCAAACAGAGGCTTTTGTTAGTAGTCACAACCGGCTTCTGCAAGGTAATTGTAATGATGGCAAAAATCTGGAGGACATCAATTTCCAGTTGAATAATATGGGAAACACAGCAAGTGTGACAGAGTTTCCTACAGATGTCGATGATGATGCAATTAACTCAAGAAACATTAACCTCACAGATGAGGATGGTATAATTAATAGAAGTTTTATTGAGGATTCTGTGTCAGATTCAGAACAGGATTATGAAGACTTGATAGACATTGTAAAGCATCAAGAGGATCCTCTGGTTGACACACTTTTGTTTGATCTGAGAAAACAGAATAATTGGGAAAATGAGGACAGTGACACTGACAGTGAGAATGAAAATGGATACTGTGAGTCTCTGAACCAACCTCTCAGCCCGGGACATCTGTTAACATTGAAAACAAGTGTGTTGATGGTTTGGATGTATGCAATATGTCATTGCTTAACTGCATCCCAGCTAGGTGACCTTCTTACATTGATAAACTTACATTTAATGGCTTTACACCCTGTGTACAGTAGTTTACATAGATTTAAGAATGTTCTTAGTAAAGACATTGCAGCTGAAAGTctgaaaagacatttttattGTGGAAAATGTTTTCATCCATGTAACGAAAACCATGAAGTTTGTGAAAATGAACTATGCAGGAAACAGCTTGATAAAAATTGTCGAGCACATTTTGTTGAACTTAACATTCTGGCTCAGTTGAGAAACTTGTTTAAAAGAGAAGAtttcaaaactggcctagattACCGTCTTCAACGAAATAAACAATCCAGTGAAAACATTGAAGATGTGTATGATGGTCTGTCATATAAAAAGTTAATGTTAGACTTTGACCAGTCGGCAACAAACcttacttttacttttaacacTGATGGCGTCCCCATTTTCAAATCATCTAAAACATCAATATGGCCAGTATTTTTGATGATCAATGAGTTGCCTTTTAAAATGCGTGCTAATAGAGATTTCATGATACTTGCTGGTTTGTGGTGTGGTCAATCAAAACCAGATATGAACCTTTTCCTTACACCATTAATAAAATCATTCATTGCTCTAGAGAAAGGtgttgaaataaacaataaacatgtTGTAGGTCATCTTCTATGTATGTCATGTGATCTACCTGCCAGGAGTGCTGTATTGAATATGAATAATCACAACGGGGATAGTTCATGTATCAAGTGTTTGCAGACTGGAACAAATTTCAGAACTGCAAACAAAGGCAACGTAAGAGTATTTCCATATGTACAAGACAATCCGAATGGTCCTCCTAGAACTCACACAGATCTTATTAATGATTCGTATAAAGCATTAACTGACAAATCCAAACATGTTAGAGGAATTAAAGGACCTTCAATGCTTATGTTATGTCCCAAATATGATTGTATTAAAGGAACAGCAGTAGATTACATGCACATGCTTTGTCTTGGTTTAGTGCGTTTGTTGCTTAATTTATGGTTTAATGTTTCTAACAGCTCACAGGTCTTTTCTGTGTACAGTGATGTGAAAATTGTTGATGACCGCCTTGAAAACATCAAAGTTCCTTATTTCATTAAAAGGAAGCCAAGGTCTATTTCAGATAATCTGAAGTTCTGGAAAGCTGCAGAGCTTAGATCTTGGTTTTATTACTACTCTGTACCGTGTTTAACTGGAATTCTGCAACCACGGTATCTGTATCATTACTGTGCCTTTTTACAAGCTATGTTTCTGTTGAACCAGTCAAGTATTTCCCAAAGTGACATCTTGAAAAGTGAAGCATTACTGAGATACTTTGTTTTTCTACTTCCGACACTTTATGGGgaaaaatgtttgacattaaaTGCTCACTCTCTCTTACATTTGCCAGAATGTGTTAAAGAGCTAGGCCCGCTATGGAGTTACTCCTGTTTTTCATTTGAGGGTGCAAATGGGGAGCTGCTTAAGATGTTCCATGGAACACAGTTCATAGACATACAGATTGCAAATGCTGTTCACATTTATCAGTTGCTTCCCACTCTTGCAGATAGTGTCAGTTCTTCTAATGTTGCATATAAGTTCATCAAGTCGTTAACAAACACTGTGTCAGTAAATAATGAGTCTGATAAAGCAAACGTTTTCATGTTAGGAAAGCCATACCAAAGGCAGCTTCCTTTAAGTGTTGGTCTTGAAGTTAGGAAATTAGTTGGTTGTGAAAATGTGCAGTTGAATTTTTATAATAGAGCAAAAATAAAAGGTAATTTATACCATAGCATGGCATACAGTAGAGTTACAAAAAGGAATTCCTATtctgtaaaatttcttttaaatggaaACATTTGTTTTGGTTTCATTCATTGGTTTGCTACATTTAGAAACAATTCTGTTGATTACTCAATGGCTTGTGTTGAAAAATTCGAGATAAAAAACTGGAATGTATTTGAACAATGTGATGCTATTGATGATGAAGATGAGTTGATCAggcaaaatttcatgaatgtAAATTTGCCACACATTAAGTTGTTAAAACAGTGTGGGAAAATGTTAGTTATAAGTGTCGAAGATATTTGTAACTTATGTATATGTGCCAATTTTGATGATGTATATTATTTTTGTGAGGAACCAAACATGCATGAAAAAAGCTTGTGA